A stretch of the Saprospiraceae bacterium genome encodes the following:
- a CDS encoding tRNA-(ms[2]io[6]A)-hydroxylase — protein sequence MKLNLDIRFPSPRSWLEAVLADFNSFLIDHADCERKASAMALSFVAKYPNRTEIIPELIETALEELEHFKMVYELMQQRGIQLPSGMAKDPYISELLRNTRTGLEERFLDRLLIASVAETRGAERFRLIAEQLEDEDLKKFYKMLWTSEAKHGHIYVKMALNYFPEDTVYLWLDRWTDIESEVIRNLEIRAALH from the coding sequence TTGAAGTTAAATCTTGATATCCGCTTTCCAAGTCCCAGGTCTTGGCTTGAAGCTGTTCTAGCTGATTTTAATTCATTTTTAATCGATCATGCTGATTGTGAACGCAAAGCTTCGGCTATGGCGCTAAGTTTTGTTGCCAAATATCCAAATCGAACGGAAATAATTCCCGAATTGATTGAAACAGCCCTGGAAGAATTGGAGCATTTTAAAATGGTCTATGAACTCATGCAGCAAAGAGGGATTCAATTACCGAGCGGAATGGCCAAAGACCCGTATATATCCGAATTATTAAGAAACACACGAACTGGACTTGAAGAACGATTTTTAGATCGTTTACTGATCGCTTCCGTTGCAGAAACCCGAGGTGCTGAGCGTTTCCGTTTAATTGCTGAACAACTTGAAGATGAAGATCTTAAAAAATTTTACAAAATGCTTTGGACTTCTGAAGCAAAGCATGGACATATATACGTCAAGATGGCTTTAAATTACTTCCCGGAGGATACCGTGTATTTATGGCTTGATCGTTGGACGGATATTGAGTCAGAAGTGATCCGAAATTTAGAAATTCGTGCTGCATTACATTAA
- a CDS encoding TIGR02206 family membrane protein: MHEHYIVPVLSTQWFWGLLFSLIVYGLLLWAGMYAKQNGFEEKYRYFLAGIFIIREVYLFAYIFQMGQFTVQDSLPLHLCNISYVSLIIVLIKPNYFLFEFILMLGLAGALQSLITPELTHGYSDYFFLDYYFSHSAIIFVPLYAIIVLNMKPRDRSWLRVFCFGNLVLLVVYCLNLLFNSNYIYLMEAPKANNPLILHPYPMHLIGFEVFGFLHIVFIYWLSRKYFIPKTN; this comes from the coding sequence ATGCATGAACATTACATTGTACCCGTCCTATCTACACAATGGTTTTGGGGATTGTTGTTTAGTCTAATTGTTTACGGCTTGCTTTTATGGGCCGGAATGTACGCAAAGCAGAATGGATTTGAAGAAAAATACAGGTATTTCCTGGCCGGCATTTTTATAATCAGGGAAGTCTATTTGTTTGCATATATCTTTCAAATGGGCCAATTTACAGTCCAAGATTCACTGCCCTTGCATTTATGTAATATCTCCTATGTTTCACTGATAATTGTATTAATAAAACCCAATTATTTCTTGTTCGAGTTTATCTTGATGTTAGGGCTCGCCGGAGCTTTGCAGAGCTTGATTACTCCAGAGTTAACTCATGGTTATTCGGACTATTTCTTTTTAGATTATTATTTCAGCCATAGTGCCATCATATTTGTGCCCCTTTATGCGATAATCGTATTAAATATGAAACCCAGAGATCGCTCCTGGCTTCGTGTATTTTGCTTTGGAAATCTGGTTTTATTAGTGGTTTATTGTCTTAACTTGTTGTTTAATTCCAATTACATTTATTTAATGGAGGCTCCAAAAGCCAATAACCCATTAATTTTACACCCATATCCTATGCATTTAATAGGATTTGAAGTATTTGGGTTTTTACACATTGTATTTATATATTGGTTAAGTCGTAAGTATTTCATACCCAAAACAAATTAA
- the purB gene encoding adenylosuccinate lyase, with protein MLQAISPLDGRYENKIKDLVGYFSEYALIRYRVLVEIEYFIHLSSTLDLKYKLTSDQCIQLRSLYHDFTLEQAAQIKKIETTTNHDVKAVEYFIKDACESFGLTSHIELIHFGLTSQDINNTAIPMSLRDFTERFFLEKLNSLKSSLEAIAEAWKQVPMLARTHGQAASPTTVGKELKVFSERLSKQINTLSQFEYSGKFGGATGNFNAHIAAFPSIDWAKWADLFLSEQLKLKRQLHTTQIAHYDELAEWMQLLIRINSILLDFSRDIWLYISMDFFGQKTIEGEIGSSAMPHKVNPIDFENAEGNLGVSTALASHLAEKLPVSRLQRDLTDSTVLRNIGVPIAHTYIAIDSLQKGIHKLVLNESILSEELNDNWVILAEAIQTILRRESYKNPYEALKTLTRGKQKLTKTDLHNFIDQLDVTDSIKTELKALRPESYTGNAGKLF; from the coding sequence ATGCTTCAAGCTATTTCTCCTTTGGATGGTCGATATGAAAACAAGATCAAAGATCTTGTTGGGTATTTTTCTGAATATGCTTTGATTCGATATCGGGTATTGGTTGAAATAGAATATTTCATTCACTTGAGTTCAACGCTCGATTTAAAATATAAATTAACATCTGATCAATGCATCCAACTAAGATCCTTATATCATGATTTTACATTAGAACAAGCTGCTCAAATTAAAAAAATTGAAACAACTACTAATCATGATGTAAAAGCAGTTGAGTATTTTATTAAAGATGCATGTGAATCATTTGGACTTACATCACATATTGAATTGATTCATTTTGGATTGACTTCACAGGATATCAACAATACAGCCATTCCAATGTCCCTTCGTGACTTTACTGAACGGTTTTTTCTCGAAAAATTAAACAGTTTAAAAAGTAGTTTGGAAGCAATCGCAGAAGCATGGAAACAAGTACCGATGCTTGCAAGGACCCATGGACAGGCTGCAAGTCCAACAACGGTCGGAAAGGAACTAAAGGTTTTTTCTGAACGACTTTCTAAACAAATTAATACACTTTCACAATTTGAATATTCCGGTAAATTTGGTGGCGCCACTGGTAATTTCAATGCCCACATTGCAGCGTTCCCTTCAATTGACTGGGCTAAATGGGCTGATCTTTTTTTAAGCGAACAATTAAAATTAAAGCGCCAACTGCACACAACACAAATAGCCCATTATGATGAGCTTGCTGAATGGATGCAGTTATTGATTCGAATCAATTCAATTCTCCTTGATTTTTCAAGGGATATCTGGTTATATATTTCAATGGACTTTTTTGGGCAAAAAACCATAGAAGGAGAAATAGGATCTTCTGCAATGCCACATAAAGTAAATCCTATTGATTTCGAAAATGCTGAAGGGAATTTAGGCGTTTCAACTGCCCTGGCATCCCATCTTGCAGAGAAACTGCCCGTTTCCAGATTGCAACGAGATCTTACAGACAGCACCGTTTTGCGCAATATTGGAGTACCTATTGCTCATACATATATTGCTATTGACTCCTTGCAAAAAGGCATCCATAAACTTGTATTGAATGAATCTATTTTATCAGAAGAATTAAATGATAATTGGGTAATCCTGGCAGAAGCCATACAAACTATTTTGAGAAGAGAATCCTACAAAAATCCTTATGAAGCACTCAAAACGCTGACAAGGGGCAAACAGAAACTAACTAAAACAGATCTACACAATTTTATTGATCAATTGGATGTAACTGATTCAATAAAAACAGAATTGAAAGCCTTGAGACCTGAAAGTTATACAGGAAATGCCGGTAAATTATTTTGA
- a CDS encoding phosphoribosylformylglycinamidine cyclo-ligase, with protein MSKRYQSLGVSAGKEDVHHAIRNLDKGLFERAFCKVLPDYVGSDPDFVNFIHADTAGTKTSLAYLDWMDSNDFSVWERIAQDALVMNLDDLACVGCFDNIIVSSTIGRNKHLIPGKVIEHIIMGTESFIAKMKDFGIQIHSGGGETADVGDIVRTIDVGITAFGRLPRQDLIVNQISDGDLIVGLASFGHAIYESNYNSGIGSNGLTAARHDVLKKDYALAEESYAPQTEKDYIYTGSYKLSDQFIFNNTSYRVGDLLLSPTRTYLPLLQYFVKNYRDAIHGIIHCTGGAQTKVKKFIDPLRIVKNNLFQIPPVFELIRSQSLCSSQEMYEVYNMGHRMEVYTNVSGAEALIKLASEFNIEARIIGFVEKAAQPEVLIQSELGEFLYN; from the coding sequence ATGTCAAAACGCTATCAATCTTTGGGGGTCTCGGCTGGGAAGGAAGATGTGCATCATGCGATCCGAAATTTAGACAAAGGGCTTTTTGAGAGGGCTTTCTGTAAAGTTTTACCCGATTATGTGGGTTCAGACCCGGATTTTGTGAATTTCATACATGCGGATACCGCTGGGACTAAAACAAGTTTAGCTTATTTGGATTGGATGGATTCCAATGATTTTAGTGTATGGGAGCGAATTGCACAAGATGCCCTGGTTATGAATTTGGATGACCTGGCTTGCGTCGGCTGCTTTGATAATATCATTGTTTCATCTACAATTGGTAGAAATAAACACCTGATTCCTGGAAAAGTCATTGAACACATCATTATGGGTACCGAATCGTTTATTGCTAAAATGAAGGATTTTGGAATTCAAATTCATTCAGGAGGAGGCGAAACTGCTGATGTTGGAGATATTGTCAGAACCATAGATGTTGGGATTACTGCTTTTGGAAGATTGCCAAGACAAGATCTGATTGTAAATCAGATTTCTGACGGGGATTTAATTGTTGGACTTGCATCATTTGGACATGCAATCTATGAATCAAATTATAATAGTGGGATTGGATCAAATGGATTGACAGCAGCAAGGCATGATGTTCTCAAAAAGGACTATGCACTGGCAGAAGAATCATATGCTCCACAAACAGAGAAGGACTACATTTACACAGGATCCTATAAGTTGTCTGATCAATTTATTTTCAACAATACATCTTATCGGGTAGGGGATTTATTGCTTTCCCCCACACGAACCTATTTACCGCTTTTGCAATACTTTGTTAAAAATTACAGAGATGCTATTCACGGAATAATCCATTGCACCGGAGGCGCTCAAACAAAAGTTAAAAAATTTATTGATCCATTGCGAATTGTAAAAAATAATTTATTCCAGATTCCACCTGTATTTGAATTGATTCGCTCACAATCTTTGTGTAGTTCACAAGAAATGTATGAAGTTTATAATATGGGTCATCGCATGGAGGTATACACCAATGTTTCAGGTGCCGAAGCACTCATTAAGTTGGCTTCAGAATTTAATATTGAAGCACGAATTATAGGATTTGTCGAAAAGGCTGCGCAGCCTGAAGTGCTTATTCAATCAGAATTAGGCGAATTTTTGTACAATTGA
- a CDS encoding cupin-like domain-containing protein, protein MNLYPIEKVSGLNRDSFKENYLDPMKPVVFTDLINDWPAKDLWTFEYLKTNYGHLKVPIYDSSFSKAGKNYMSSTGTMKFGDYLDLIQREPTELRIFLWNIFKQAPELAQHIKIPNIMDGFYNEFPFMFFGGQGSYTRIHYDIDCSHVFLTQLQNRKRVLLFDQDQSKYLYHIPYTVACLVNPIELDEEKYPGIKQLIGYETILEHGETLFIPSMYWHHIEYTDGGFSLSLRASNSISLKAKGFYNIARHFVVDRGMNLILGNRWMDMKIKMAKRNAHLA, encoded by the coding sequence ATGAATTTATACCCTATTGAGAAAGTTTCAGGCTTAAACAGGGATTCCTTTAAAGAGAATTATCTGGACCCAATGAAACCAGTTGTGTTCACCGATCTTATAAATGACTGGCCCGCAAAAGATTTATGGACGTTTGAATATTTAAAAACAAATTACGGTCATTTGAAGGTCCCAATTTACGATAGCAGTTTTAGCAAAGCTGGAAAAAACTATATGAGCTCAACAGGCACCATGAAATTTGGTGATTATTTGGATCTTATTCAGCGAGAACCTACCGAACTTCGAATTTTTTTATGGAATATATTTAAACAAGCACCGGAATTGGCCCAGCATATTAAAATCCCAAACATAATGGATGGATTTTATAATGAATTCCCATTTATGTTTTTTGGTGGCCAGGGGTCCTATACCAGAATTCACTATGATATTGATTGCTCTCATGTATTTCTAACGCAACTTCAAAACAGGAAACGCGTATTGCTTTTTGATCAGGATCAATCAAAATATTTATACCACATTCCTTATACTGTTGCTTGTTTAGTCAATCCCATTGAACTTGATGAGGAAAAATATCCCGGAATTAAACAATTAATAGGATATGAAACCATTCTCGAACATGGTGAAACCCTCTTTATTCCCAGTATGTATTGGCATCATATTGAATATACTGACGGCGGTTTTTCTTTATCTTTACGGGCTTCCAATTCAATCAGCTTAAAAGCAAAGGGGTTTTATAATATTGCCCGCCATTTTGTAGTAGACCGCGGGATGAATTTGATATTGGGAAACCGATGGATGGATATGAAAATCAAAATGGCAAAACGAAATGCACATCTTGCCTGA
- a CDS encoding PIG-L family deacetylase, producing MNHLKCTLLLLVVFLPFSLFAQKCKTSAEILEGIKKLNVLGSVLYIAAHPDDENTRLISFLSKDMKLNTAYLSLTRGDGGQNLIGSELDEKLGVIRTNELLEARKIDGGIQYFSRANDFGYSKNAEETFTIWNYDSVLCDVIRVIREFKPDVIINRFDHRSSGKTHGHHTASAILGLEAAKFSNSPLFKMDALKGTEMHIVSRIYFNTSWFFFGGKEKFDAMDKSNLYHLDVGSYLPAYGYSNNEIAAQSRSMHKSQGFGINSSRGSQLEYFERLDQPKDKSHSNPFDGLDLSWTRINGGGNVKQQIDSLILDFSQEKPWLSIPRLQKIQTYIEDLPESYWTKLKLQEVIGLILDCAGFYAEATTDKNITTSGDTLSINAECIVRNPIASRIIKFKIINDLKDSLIQFQLTPNQALTWKTRCVVSNAFGITSPFWLWNGRHSGYYRVDALENYNRPLTKRNLTASFNVEILNKTYQVNREVIYKNDDPVLGEVRQNLDILPGICIKSADYLLIPENNRAIVKLRVKAYANNQTGSLSLKIPNCINTNPWSHQFQLEKNGDEKEFEFILELDSKCKDLVEIPVLINNSVSFTHEIIKYPHIPWQNVLLPATVKLINKPIVINKKKRIAYIEGAGDFIDEALEKMHYPVTIISPSMLKELRVDQYNVLIFGIRALNTNLDLKTCKNDLIRYMNQGGKVIFQYNTTAELITDDFAPDTLGISRDRVTDEYAQVRILKPNHPVFNQFNKINSDDFDNWVQERGLYFPGKYSTGYDELLSMSDPNEKELRSGILVKKVGKGYFVYSSLAWFRQLKAGVPGAYRIFSNLVSFE from the coding sequence ATGAACCATTTAAAATGCACTTTGCTTTTACTCGTTGTTTTCCTTCCATTTAGTTTATTTGCTCAAAAATGCAAAACAAGTGCAGAGATTTTAGAGGGAATCAAGAAATTAAATGTTTTAGGGTCCGTATTATATATAGCTGCACACCCGGATGATGAAAATACCCGTCTTATAAGTTTTTTATCTAAAGACATGAAATTAAATACCGCATATCTCTCATTAACACGTGGCGATGGCGGACAAAATCTAATTGGATCTGAATTAGATGAAAAATTAGGGGTCATTCGTACCAACGAATTGCTGGAAGCTCGAAAAATTGATGGTGGAATCCAATATTTTTCAAGGGCAAATGATTTTGGTTATTCAAAAAATGCAGAGGAAACATTTACTATCTGGAATTATGATAGTGTGTTATGCGATGTGATACGTGTAATTCGCGAATTTAAACCTGACGTAATCATCAATCGTTTTGATCACAGAAGCAGCGGCAAAACACATGGCCATCATACTGCATCCGCAATTTTAGGGCTGGAAGCAGCCAAATTTTCGAATAGTCCACTATTTAAAATGGATGCATTGAAAGGAACAGAGATGCACATTGTTTCCCGGATTTACTTTAATACTTCATGGTTTTTCTTTGGGGGAAAAGAAAAATTCGATGCAATGGATAAATCAAATTTATACCATTTGGATGTCGGCTCCTATTTACCTGCTTATGGCTATTCAAACAATGAAATTGCTGCACAAAGCAGAAGCATGCATAAATCACAAGGTTTTGGCATAAACAGTAGCAGGGGCAGTCAACTTGAATACTTTGAGCGTTTAGATCAACCGAAAGATAAATCTCATTCCAATCCCTTTGATGGTCTTGATTTAAGCTGGACGCGCATTAATGGAGGAGGCAATGTAAAACAGCAAATTGATTCGCTGATTCTTGACTTTAGCCAGGAAAAACCTTGGTTGAGTATTCCACGCCTTCAAAAAATACAAACATATATTGAAGATTTGCCTGAAAGTTATTGGACAAAATTGAAATTACAGGAAGTGATTGGTTTAATCCTGGATTGCGCCGGTTTTTATGCTGAAGCAACGACTGATAAAAATATTACAACATCAGGCGATACCCTTTCCATTAATGCAGAGTGTATTGTTCGCAATCCCATAGCGAGCCGCATCATCAAATTTAAAATTATTAATGATTTAAAAGATAGCTTGATCCAATTTCAGTTGACACCCAATCAGGCCTTGACCTGGAAAACCAGATGTGTTGTTTCAAATGCTTTTGGCATAACCAGTCCATTCTGGCTTTGGAATGGAAGACACAGTGGCTATTACAGAGTGGATGCTCTAGAAAATTACAATCGTCCGCTTACAAAACGCAATTTAACTGCAAGCTTTAATGTAGAAATTTTAAACAAAACATATCAAGTAAATCGTGAAGTTATCTACAAGAATGACGATCCGGTTTTAGGTGAAGTGCGGCAAAATTTGGATATTTTACCAGGTATCTGCATTAAATCAGCCGATTATCTTCTCATTCCCGAAAACAATCGTGCAATTGTTAAACTCAGAGTAAAGGCTTATGCGAATAATCAAACCGGTTCATTGAGTCTAAAAATACCAAATTGTATAAACACAAATCCATGGTCCCATCAATTTCAATTGGAAAAAAATGGCGATGAAAAAGAATTTGAATTTATTCTTGAATTGGATTCTAAATGCAAGGACCTTGTTGAAATTCCTGTTTTAATAAACAATTCAGTTTCATTTACTCATGAAATTATTAAATACCCGCACATTCCCTGGCAGAATGTTTTATTGCCAGCTACTGTAAAGTTGATCAATAAACCCATTGTCATCAATAAGAAAAAACGTATCGCATATATTGAGGGTGCTGGTGATTTTATCGATGAAGCATTAGAAAAAATGCATTACCCTGTGACAATAATTAGTCCATCCATGTTAAAAGAGCTTCGGGTAGATCAATACAATGTTTTAATATTCGGCATCCGTGCGTTAAACACAAATCTTGATTTAAAAACCTGTAAAAACGATTTAATCCGTTACATGAATCAAGGAGGAAAAGTAATTTTTCAATACAATACGACTGCTGAATTAATTACCGATGATTTTGCACCTGATACGCTTGGAATTTCAAGAGATCGTGTTACCGATGAATATGCTCAGGTTCGAATTCTAAAACCAAATCATCCAGTATTTAATCAATTTAATAAAATCAATTCAGATGATTTTGACAATTGGGTTCAAGAGCGTGGTTTATATTTTCCTGGAAAATACAGTACTGGTTACGATGAATTGTTGTCAATGTCTGATCCAAATGAAAAAGAACTTCGATCAGGAATCCTAGTTAAAAAAGTTGGCAAGGGATATTTTGTTTACAGTTCATTGGCATGGTTCAGACAACTAAAAGCCGGTGTGCCCGGAGCATATCGAATTTTTTCGAATTTAGTTAGTTTTGAGTGA
- a CDS encoding bifunctional 3-deoxy-7-phosphoheptulonate synthase/chorismate mutase type II, translating into MNINSSNHADKEVSKLLILGPCSAESPEQLLQLGKDLLEFKPDYVRAGIWKPRTRPGHFQGFGEPAIDWMLELKRAYGFKICTEVATPQHVELVSKAGFDAVWIGARTTVNPFYVQEIAEALKGSKMVVFVKNPINPDLFLWLGAIERIQEAGIKSVAAIHRGFSFYGNSIYRNIPRWQIPIELKRRLPDLRLIADISHISGKPDNLLEIAQIAMDLNYDGLMVEIHPNPSIALSDSDQQVTPAFFKKEIASKLILRSVQSTDSKFNQNIKAIRSEIDLIDEKILALLSERMALAEHIGLNKKEINISIFQPDRWDEIVERFLLLGKTMNLSEEFIFSLIEAIHIESIQHQSIKMNK; encoded by the coding sequence ATGAATATTAACAGTTCGAACCATGCAGATAAGGAAGTTTCTAAATTATTAATATTAGGACCCTGCAGTGCGGAGTCTCCGGAGCAACTTTTGCAATTGGGTAAGGATTTATTAGAGTTTAAACCCGATTACGTACGTGCTGGTATTTGGAAACCGCGAACCAGACCGGGACATTTTCAGGGATTTGGCGAACCAGCCATTGATTGGATGCTTGAACTTAAAAGGGCCTACGGATTTAAGATTTGTACTGAAGTAGCGACTCCTCAACATGTTGAGCTGGTTTCTAAAGCTGGATTCGACGCAGTATGGATTGGCGCACGCACTACGGTTAATCCATTTTATGTTCAGGAAATTGCTGAAGCGCTAAAAGGCAGTAAAATGGTTGTCTTCGTAAAGAATCCAATCAATCCAGATCTTTTTTTGTGGTTAGGAGCTATTGAACGAATTCAAGAAGCAGGAATCAAATCAGTTGCTGCAATCCACAGAGGTTTTAGTTTTTATGGAAATTCAATTTATAGAAACATTCCCCGGTGGCAAATTCCAATTGAGTTAAAACGGCGTCTACCGGATTTACGCCTTATTGCAGATATATCCCATATTAGCGGGAAACCTGACAACTTGTTGGAAATTGCTCAAATAGCCATGGATTTGAATTATGATGGATTAATGGTTGAAATTCACCCGAATCCCTCCATTGCATTAAGTGATTCAGATCAACAAGTAACACCAGCTTTTTTCAAAAAGGAGATCGCTTCTAAATTAATTCTGAGATCCGTCCAATCCACTGATTCAAAATTCAATCAGAATATTAAAGCAATTCGAAGTGAAATTGATTTAATTGATGAAAAAATTTTAGCCTTACTTTCTGAGAGAATGGCCCTGGCAGAGCATATAGGCCTTAATAAAAAGGAAATCAATATATCCATTTTTCAACCAGATCGTTGGGATGAGATCGTAGAACGGTTTCTGCTCTTAGGTAAAACGATGAATCTAAGTGAAGAATTTATTTTTTCATTAATTGAAGCAATTCATATTGAATCAATTCAACATCAAAGTATAAAAATGAATAAATAA